The Microbacterium sp. Root553 nucleotide sequence CCCGACGCTGCGGAGGCCGTCGGCGACCTCGCTGTCCTCCGTCGCATATCCGCGTGCGCGCACGGTGCGCAGCAGTTCCCGGAGGGCGCTCGGCGTGCGCGGCCCGAGGCCCGTGCGATCGGGGAACGCGGAGGCGCTCGGGTACAGCGCACGCACCTGCTCGCGGGGGAGGGCGGCGAGCATGGCGCGGCCCGACGCCGTGAGGTGCGCGGGAAGACGCACGCCCACGTCGGTGATCAGGGCCTGACGACGCGGCGCCCTCTCTTCGACGATGTAGAGGACGTCGCCGCCGCTCATGACCGCGAGGTGCGCGCTCTCGCCGAGGCGGTCCGAGAGGGCGGCGATGAGCGGGCGACCCAGGCGGGCGAGCGGCTGCTGGCGGGCATAGCCGCCCGCGAGCTCGAACGCAGAGGTGCCGAGACTCCAGCGCCTCTCCTCTCTCAGGTGCAGGACGAAGCCGTGCGCGGCCAGGGTGGTGAGCAGGTGGTAGACGGTCGACCGGGGGAGGGCGAGTTCGCGGGCGATCGCCGAGGCGGCGACAGGGGCAGGACGTCCGGCCAGATGGCGCAGGATGCGCAGGGTGTTGTCCGCCGCCGGCACCTGGCGGGCGGCATCCGAGTTGTCTGGGATCACAGACAAAGGATGTCATGATCGGGTATCGCATGCACCGTCGCCGGTGTGGAATCGAGATATGAGTGAATTGACCCCTGCACGAGACGGCGATGCGATCCTCGTCGGCGATGCGCCCCTCAGCCGCGCCGACGTCGTCTCGGTCGCCCGGCACGGCGCGCCCGTCGCGCTCAGCCCCGCCGCCCTCGATCGGGTGGCCGAGACGCGTGGTGTGATCGACGCGTTGGCCGCCGATCCGCATCCGCATTACGGCGTCTCGACCGGTTTCGGGGCGCTCGCGACCACGTTCATCGCTCCCGACCGGCGACTGCAGCTGCAGGCGAGCCTGATCCGCTCGCACGCCGCGGGCACAGGTGCCG carries:
- a CDS encoding IclR family transcriptional regulator; protein product: MIPDNSDAARQVPAADNTLRILRHLAGRPAPVAASAIARELALPRSTVYHLLTTLAAHGFVLHLREERRWSLGTSAFELAGGYARQQPLARLGRPLIAALSDRLGESAHLAVMSGGDVLYIVEERAPRRQALITDVGVRLPAHLTASGRAMLAALPREQVRALYPSASAFPDRTGLGPRTPSALRELLRTVRARGYATEDSEVADGLRSVGAVVSDRTGWPLAAVAVTWAGGDLDEGVLAAAVRDTASALEARMAR